The proteins below are encoded in one region of Corvus hawaiiensis isolate bCorHaw1 chromosome 3, bCorHaw1.pri.cur, whole genome shotgun sequence:
- the ZBTB2 gene encoding zinc finger and BTB domain-containing protein 2: protein MDLANHGLILLQQLNAQREFGFLCDCTVAIGDVYFKAHKSVLASFSNYFKMLFVHQTSECVRLKATDIQPDIFSYLLHLMYTGKMAPQLIDPVRLEQGIKFLHAYPLIQEASLASQGTFSHPDQVFPLASSLYGIQIADHQIRHPTKVTSVTDKLGREPRPQTSRMNQEQVSEGSQLSQLGANLPQVTRTNMSASDALPSSLSPELVSAAGNNSPSGEEANMEASSSDEQPASLTIAHVKPSIMKRNGSFPKYYACHLCGRRFNLRSSLREHLQIHTGVPFTSSQQGESNISLSLCNNTADKDAMEVPEAGMISDSELQQISDSPIIDGQQQSETPPPSDIADIDNLEQADQEREVKRRKYECSICGRKFIQKSHWREHMYIHTGKPFKCSTCDKSFCRANQAARHVCLNQSMDTYTMVDKQTLELCTFEEGSQMDNMLVQTNKPYKCNLCDKTFSTPNEVVKHSCQNQNSVFTLEEDRSILLGGGDTEASETDNAVLASIKKEQEAVLLD, encoded by the exons atggatttggCCAACCATGGACTtattctgctgcagcagctaaATGCTCAGAGAGAGTTCGGTTTCCTGTGTGACTGCACAGTTGCCATTGGGGATGTCTACTTCAAGGCACACAAATCTGTCCTCGCTTCTTTCTCCAACTACTTCAAGATGTTGTTTGTTCATCAAACCAG TGAATGTGTCCGTTTGAAAGCGACCGACATACAACCAGATATCTTCAGTTATCTCTTGCATTTGATGTACACTGGGAAGATGGCACCACAACTCATTGACCCAGTTCGACTAGAACAGGGAATAAAGTTTCTGCATGCATATCCACTAATTCAAGAGGCCAGCCTTGCAAGTCAGGGAACTTTTTCTCACCCGGATCAAGTCTTTCCATTAGCATCTTCATTATATGGCATTCAGATTGCAGATCACCAGATAAGACATCCCACTAAGGTTACGTCAGTGACTGACAAACTTGGGCGAGAACCACGGCCACAGACATCACGGATGAACCAAGAGCAGGTTTCTGAAGGCTCACAGCTCTCGCAGTTGGGTGCAAATCTGCCACAAGTGACCCGGACAAATATGTCTGCTTCTGACGCGTTGCCATCTTCTCTATCTCCAGAATTGGTATCTGCTGCTGGTAATAATTCACCTtcgggagaagaggccaacatGGAAGCATCTTCTTCAGATGAACAGCCTGCCTCTCTCACGATTGCACATGTCAAGCCAAGCATTATGAAAAGGAATGGAAGCTTCCCAAAATACTATGCCTGTCACCTCTGTGGTCGCCGGTTCAATCTGCGCAGCAGTTTGCGGGAGCACCTGCAGATCCACACAGGAGTTCCCTTCACATCTAGCCAGCAGGGAGAAAGTAATATTTCTTTGTCTCTCTGTAACAACACAGCTGATAAAGACGccatggaagtgcctgaagCAGGGATGATTAGTGACAGTGAGCTGCAGCAGATCTCAGACTCTCCAATAATTGATGGGCAGCAGCAGTCAGAGACACCTCCCCCCTCTGATATCGCAGACATTGACAACCTGGAGCAGGCAGATCAAGAGAGGGAGGTAAAGAGACGGAAATATGAATGCTCCATCTGTGGTCGCAAATTTATTCAGAAAAGCCACTGGAGGGAGCACATGTACATACACACAGGCAAGCCCTTCAAGTGCAGCACTTGTGACAAAAGCTTTTGTAGGGCTAACCAGGCTGCCAGACACGTGTGCCTAAACCAGAGCATGGACACGTACACGATGGTGGATAAACAGACTCTGGAGCTCTGTACTTTTGAGGAAGGCAGTCAAATGGACAACATGTTAGTACAGACCAACAAGCCCTACAAATGTAACTTGTGTGACAAAACTTTTTCAACTCCCAATGAAGTAGTCAAACATTCGTGCCAAAATCAAAACTCTGTCTTTACACTAGAAGAAGATCGTTCCATTCTGTTAGGTGGTGGGGACACAGAAGCCTCAGAGACTGATAATGCAGTGTTAGCCTCCATCAAAAAGGAGCAGGAAGCAGTGTTGTTGGACTGA